One segment of Pseudomonas sp. FP2196 DNA contains the following:
- a CDS encoding glutathione S-transferase, with amino-acid sequence MSAPSMTLYHNTLSPFVRKVMVFLHETGQQDRVALQDCVLSPVSPSAELNADNPLGKIPALRLADGNVIHDSRVILDYLDHQHVGNPLIPRDGSARWRRLTLASMADGIMDASVMVRYEQVLRAPEKHWDEWLDAQRDKIRRALALLEKDAIAELTSHFDVAAISVACALGYLDLRFPDLGWREANPQLANWFFEISQRPSMIATMPKP; translated from the coding sequence ATGTCCGCCCCCAGCATGACCCTGTACCACAACACGCTCTCCCCGTTCGTACGCAAAGTCATGGTATTTCTGCACGAGACCGGCCAGCAGGATCGCGTCGCGTTGCAAGACTGCGTGCTCAGCCCGGTCAGCCCGAGTGCCGAGCTCAACGCCGACAACCCGCTGGGCAAAATCCCCGCCCTGCGCCTGGCTGATGGCAATGTCATACATGACAGCCGCGTGATCCTCGACTACCTCGACCACCAACACGTCGGCAACCCGCTGATCCCCCGCGATGGTTCGGCCCGCTGGCGGCGCCTGACCCTGGCCTCGATGGCCGACGGAATCATGGATGCCTCGGTGATGGTGCGTTACGAGCAGGTGCTGCGTGCGCCGGAAAAACACTGGGACGAATGGCTCGACGCCCAGCGTGACAAGATCCGTCGCGCGCTGGCGCTGCTGGAAAAAGACGCGATTGCCGAGCTGACCAGCCACTTCGATGTGGCGGCGATCAGCGTCGCCTGTGCGCTGGGTTACCTCGACCTGCGCTTCCCGGACCTGGGCTGGCGCGAGGCCAATCCGCAACTGGCCAACTGGTTCTTCGAAATCAGTCAGCGACCGTCCATGATCGCGACCATGCCCAAGCCCTAG
- the creD gene encoding cell envelope integrity protein CreD has product MNKNLTIKLGAIALLILLLLIPLLMIDGVIDERQQLRDGVLEDIARSSSYSQQLSGPVMVVPYRKVIHNWKINDKTNKRYDEPSEERGRLYFLPERFELDGQVQTELRARGIYEARLFHADNRINGHFSLPAQLGIKEDFVDYQFDAPFLAVGISDIRGIENALKLELDGQRLDFVPGTQVGWLGEGVRVTLPLLDTSKTTELAFGFDLRLQGTGSLQVLPVGKSSSVSLTANWPHPSFIGNFLPAKREINDTGFSADWQTTFFSTNLQDAMSRCVSSSDCDGFNARSFGVNFIDPVDQYLKSDRAIKYALLFIVLTFAGFFLFEVLKSLAVHPVQYALVGVALAFFYLLLLSLSEHIGFALAYLLSASGCVVLIGFYVCHVLHSVRHGLSFSAGLAALYGLLYGLLSAEDYALLMGSLLLFGLLGVFMVLTRKLDWYGIGQKQGKPLEFDVEAMQ; this is encoded by the coding sequence ATGAACAAGAATCTGACCATAAAGCTCGGGGCCATTGCCCTGTTGATCCTGCTGTTGCTGATACCGCTGCTGATGATCGACGGAGTCATCGACGAGCGCCAGCAACTGCGCGACGGCGTGCTTGAAGACATTGCCCGCAGTTCCAGTTACAGCCAGCAATTGAGCGGCCCGGTGATGGTGGTGCCATATCGCAAGGTGATTCACAACTGGAAGATCAACGACAAAACCAACAAGCGCTATGACGAGCCGAGCGAAGAGCGCGGGCGTTTGTACTTCCTGCCAGAACGTTTTGAGCTCGATGGCCAGGTACAGACCGAACTGCGCGCCCGGGGCATTTACGAAGCGCGGCTGTTCCACGCCGATAATCGCATCAACGGTCACTTTTCGCTGCCGGCGCAATTGGGCATCAAGGAAGACTTCGTCGATTACCAGTTCGATGCACCGTTTCTCGCGGTCGGCATCAGCGACATTCGCGGCATCGAGAACGCCTTGAAACTGGAACTTGACGGTCAGCGCCTGGACTTCGTGCCTGGTACTCAAGTCGGTTGGCTCGGCGAGGGCGTGCGGGTAACGCTGCCGCTGCTCGACACCAGCAAAACCACGGAACTGGCGTTCGGCTTCGACCTGCGTTTGCAGGGCACCGGTTCGTTGCAGGTGCTGCCGGTGGGCAAGAGCAGCAGCGTGAGCCTCACTGCCAACTGGCCGCACCCAAGCTTCATCGGCAACTTCCTGCCGGCCAAGCGTGAAATCAACGACACCGGTTTCAGCGCCGACTGGCAGACAACGTTCTTCTCCACCAATCTGCAAGACGCCATGAGCCGATGCGTCAGCAGCAGTGATTGCGATGGCTTCAACGCCCGCAGTTTTGGCGTGAACTTCATCGATCCGGTGGATCAGTATCTTAAGAGCGACCGGGCGATCAAATATGCCTTGCTGTTCATCGTCCTGACGTTCGCCGGTTTCTTCCTGTTCGAAGTGCTCAAGAGCCTGGCGGTGCACCCGGTGCAATATGCGTTGGTGGGTGTGGCGCTGGCGTTCTTTTACCTGTTGCTGCTGTCGCTGTCGGAACACATCGGGTTTGCTCTGGCGTATCTGTTGTCGGCCAGTGGTTGTGTGGTGTTGATCGGGTTCTATGTCTGCCACGTGTTGCACAGCGTGCGTCACGGTTTGAGTTTTTCGGCGGGGTTGGCGGCGTTGTATGGCTTGCTGTATGGCTTGTTGAGCGCCGAGGATTACGCGCTGCTGATGGGCTCGCTGTTGTTGTTCGGCTTGCTCGGTGTGTTCATGGTGCTGACGCGCAAACTGGATTGGTACGGGATCGGGCAGAAGCAGGGTAAACCGCTGGAGTTTGATGTGGAGGCGATGCAATGA
- the creC gene encoding two-component system sensor histidine kinase CreC, protein MSLGLRIFLVYVLFVGLTGYFVLNTVMEEIRPGVRQSTEETLVDTANLMAEILRDDFKAGTLSENRWPQLLRAYGERQPQATIWGLPKNQVNHRIYVTDAKGRVVLDSSGVAVGQDYSRWNDVYLTLRGEYGARSSRSDPDDPSSSVMHVGAPIRDHGQIIGVVTVAKPNSSLQPYVDRTERRLLYYGAGLIGLGLLFGALLSWWLSRALHRLTGYAQAVSEGRRVEVPHYRGGELEQLATAVEQMRTQLEGKAYVERYVHTLTHELKSPLAAIRGAAELLQGEMLPVQRLRFVGNIDSESARMQQLIERLLNLAQVEQRQGLEERVAVPLAVLVDELLQAQTARIEGKKLRIEQAISANLLLIGEPFLLRQALGNLLENALDFTPVEGLLLFSAERRDEQIELRLFNETAPIPDYALPRLTERFYSLPRPDSGRKSTGLGLNFVEEVVKLHGGSMCIRNVENGVEVTLRLP, encoded by the coding sequence ATGTCGCTGGGGCTGCGGATTTTCCTGGTGTATGTGCTGTTTGTCGGCCTGACCGGTTATTTCGTGCTCAACACGGTGATGGAGGAAATCCGTCCTGGTGTGCGTCAGTCCACCGAAGAAACCCTGGTCGACACCGCCAACCTGATGGCGGAGATCCTGCGTGACGATTTCAAGGCCGGCACCCTCAGCGAGAATCGCTGGCCGCAGTTACTGCGCGCCTACGGCGAACGCCAGCCGCAAGCAACGATCTGGGGGCTGCCGAAGAATCAGGTCAACCATCGCATCTATGTCACCGACGCCAAGGGCCGGGTGGTGCTGGACTCCAGCGGTGTGGCGGTGGGCCAGGACTATTCGCGCTGGAACGACGTCTACCTGACCTTGCGTGGCGAGTACGGTGCGCGTTCCAGCCGCAGCGATCCGGATGACCCGAGCTCGTCGGTGATGCACGTCGGCGCGCCGATCCGCGACCACGGGCAGATCATTGGCGTGGTCACCGTGGCCAAACCCAACAGCTCTTTACAGCCTTATGTTGATCGCACCGAACGGCGCCTGCTGTATTACGGCGCCGGTTTGATCGGCCTTGGTCTGTTGTTCGGTGCGTTGCTGTCGTGGTGGCTGAGCCGCGCGCTGCACCGGTTGACCGGTTATGCCCAGGCAGTGAGCGAGGGCCGGCGGGTGGAAGTGCCGCACTATCGCGGCGGCGAACTGGAACAACTGGCCACGGCGGTGGAACAGATGCGCACGCAACTGGAGGGCAAGGCTTATGTCGAGCGCTACGTACACACGCTGACCCATGAACTGAAAAGTCCGCTGGCGGCCATTCGTGGTGCTGCGGAGTTGTTGCAAGGTGAAATGCTGCCGGTTCAGCGCCTGCGTTTCGTCGGCAACATCGACAGCGAAAGTGCGCGGATGCAGCAGTTGATCGAGCGCTTGCTGAATCTGGCGCAGGTTGAGCAGCGCCAAGGGCTGGAGGAACGGGTCGCGGTGCCGCTGGCGGTGTTGGTCGATGAGTTGTTGCAGGCTCAGACCGCGCGAATCGAAGGCAAGAAGCTGCGCATTGAACAGGCAATCTCGGCGAATCTGCTGCTGATCGGCGAACCATTTTTGCTGCGTCAGGCGCTGGGTAACCTGCTGGAGAATGCGCTGGATTTCACCCCGGTTGAGGGGCTGTTGCTGTTCAGTGCCGAACGCCGGGATGAGCAGATTGAACTGCGTCTGTTCAATGAAACCGCGCCGATTCCCGATTACGCCTTGCCGCGTCTGACCGAGCGCTTTTACTCATTGCCGCGCCCGGACAGTGGGCGCAAGAGCACCGGGCTTGGGCTTAACTTTGTCGAGGAAGTGGTCAAGTTGCATGGTGGGTCGATGTGCATTCGTAATGTTGAAAATGGCGTTGAGGTGACTTTGCGCCTGCCTTGA
- the creB gene encoding two-component system response regulator CreB, producing the protein MPHILIVEDEAAIADTLIFALQGEGFTTTWVSLGAAALEHQRQTPADLIILDIGLPDISGFETCKQLRRFSEVPVLFLSARDAEIDRVVGLEIGADDYVVKPFSPREVTARVRAILKRMAPRLVVEDSSALFRIDPERVQIAYRGQPLSLTRHEFRLLQCLLEQPERVFSREQLLDALGVAADAGYERSIDSHIKSVRAKLRLVRAEAEPIQTHRGLGYSYSPGHS; encoded by the coding sequence ATGCCTCATATCCTGATTGTCGAAGACGAAGCGGCGATTGCCGACACGCTGATTTTTGCCTTGCAGGGCGAGGGGTTCACCACCACCTGGGTGAGCCTCGGCGCGGCGGCGCTGGAGCATCAGCGCCAGACCCCGGCGGATCTGATCATTCTCGACATCGGTCTGCCGGACATCAGCGGTTTCGAAACCTGCAAACAGCTGCGCCGCTTCAGTGAAGTGCCGGTGTTGTTTCTCAGTGCGCGGGACGCCGAGATCGACCGTGTCGTGGGGCTGGAAATCGGTGCCGACGACTATGTGGTCAAGCCGTTCAGTCCACGGGAAGTCACGGCGCGGGTTCGCGCGATTCTCAAGCGCATGGCGCCACGCCTCGTAGTTGAAGACTCTTCTGCGCTGTTTCGAATTGATCCCGAGCGGGTGCAGATTGCCTATCGCGGTCAGCCTCTGAGCCTGACCCGCCACGAATTCCGCCTGCTGCAATGCCTGCTCGAGCAACCGGAGCGGGTCTTCAGCCGCGAACAATTGCTCGATGCATTGGGGGTGGCGGCGGATGCCGGTTACGAGCGCAGCATCGACAGCCACATCAAAAGCGTGCGCGCCAAGCTGCGTCTGGTGCGCGCCGAAGCCGAGCCGATCCAGACCCATCGCGGCCTCGGTTACAGCTACAGCCCGGGGCACAGCTGA
- a CDS encoding ATP-dependent zinc protease: protein MKSLLALFALVALPVMAAEPTLYGRYEYIALPEIGGEVLKAKMDTGALTASLSAKDIETFTRDGDEWVRFRLGTKDASNKVYEHKVARISKIKSRSDEEDEGESTEVAKRPVVDLELCLGNVKRTVEVNLTDRSNFNYPLLIGAKALREFGAAVNPARRFTADKPDC, encoded by the coding sequence GTGAAATCCCTCCTTGCACTGTTTGCCCTCGTCGCCTTGCCGGTCATGGCCGCCGAGCCGACCCTTTACGGGCGTTACGAATACATTGCGCTGCCGGAAATCGGCGGTGAAGTGCTCAAGGCCAAGATGGACACTGGCGCGCTGACCGCCTCGTTGTCGGCCAAGGACATCGAGACGTTCACCCGCGACGGCGACGAATGGGTGCGCTTCCGTCTCGGCACCAAGGACGCCAGTAACAAGGTCTACGAACACAAGGTGGCGCGCATCAGCAAGATCAAGAGCCGCTCCGATGAGGAAGACGAGGGCGAAAGCACCGAAGTCGCCAAGCGCCCGGTGGTCGATCTGGAGCTGTGCCTGGGCAACGTCAAGCGTACCGTGGAGGTCAACCTGACCGACCGCAGCAACTTCAACTACCCGCTGCTGATCGGTGCCAAGGCCTTGCGCGAGTTCGGCGCGGCCGTAAACCCGGCCCGTCGCTTCACCGCCGACAAGCCCGACTGCTAA
- a CDS encoding acyltransferase, with the protein MRRLLTGCFVTLLLLLNTLILIGPLMVFALLKLVAPGRWRDYASGAVMWIAETWAEIDKLIFRLCIPTQWDIRGGDDLRGDTSYLVVSNHQSWVDIPALIQTLNRRTPFFKFFLKKELIWVPFLGLAWWALDYPFMKRYTKAFLAKNPELAGKDLEITKQACELFKRQPVTVVNYLEGTRYTAAKSAQQRSPFNHLLKPKAGGVAFVLAAMGEQLDAILDVTVVYPQAKIPGFWDLISGNVPRVIIDIQTRELDPALWQGDYENDPVFRQKVQSWVNQLWTEKDQRIAELKNGRG; encoded by the coding sequence ATGCGCCGCCTGCTCACCGGCTGTTTCGTCACCCTGCTGCTATTGCTCAACACCCTGATCCTGATCGGGCCGTTGATGGTGTTTGCCCTGCTCAAACTGGTAGCGCCCGGGCGCTGGCGTGATTACGCGTCGGGGGCGGTAATGTGGATCGCCGAGACCTGGGCAGAAATCGACAAGCTGATATTTCGCCTGTGCATTCCTACTCAATGGGACATTCGCGGCGGTGATGACCTGCGCGGTGACACCTCTTATCTGGTGGTCAGCAATCACCAGTCGTGGGTCGACATTCCGGCACTGATCCAGACCCTCAACCGGCGCACGCCGTTCTTCAAGTTCTTCCTCAAGAAAGAACTGATCTGGGTACCGTTCCTGGGTCTGGCCTGGTGGGCGCTGGATTACCCGTTCATGAAGCGCTACACCAAGGCATTCCTGGCGAAGAACCCGGAACTGGCGGGCAAGGATCTGGAAATCACCAAGCAGGCCTGCGAGCTGTTCAAGCGCCAGCCGGTGACCGTGGTGAATTATCTGGAAGGCACCCGCTACACCGCCGCCAAAAGCGCGCAGCAACGATCACCGTTCAATCACCTGCTCAAGCCCAAGGCGGGCGGCGTGGCTTTTGTACTGGCGGCGATGGGTGAACAACTGGACGCGATTCTCGATGTGACGGTGGTTTATCCACAGGCGAAGATTCCCGGCTTCTGGGATTTGATCAGCGGTAACGTGCCGCGCGTGATCATCGACATCCAGACCCGCGAACTCGACCCGGCGCTGTGGCAGGGCGATTATGAAAACGATCCGGTGTTTCGCCAGAAGGTCCAGAGCTGGGTCAACCAGCTCTGGACCGAGAAAGATCAGCGCATCGCTGAACTGAAGAACGGGCGCGGCTGA
- a CDS encoding DUF2780 domain-containing protein gives MKISRGFALASLLTLAAGPVFAGFSLNDVAGAVSGMQGGDKAAAAAPTSETAGLLSALSALDVTPEQAVGGTSAMLGLAKNQLSSTDYSQLAKEVPGIDKLSGGSGNLAALGALLGSSGKSAGLENALGNVKDTNDLNNAFSALGMDSGMIGQFAPVLLQYLGQQGVGGSLLSSLGSIWGTGTGS, from the coding sequence ATGAAGATTTCACGCGGTTTTGCCTTGGCATCGCTCCTGACCCTGGCGGCCGGCCCGGTGTTTGCCGGTTTCAGCCTGAACGACGTCGCCGGTGCCGTTTCGGGCATGCAGGGCGGTGATAAGGCGGCCGCTGCGGCGCCGACGTCGGAAACCGCCGGTTTGCTCAGTGCCCTGAGCGCGCTGGATGTCACGCCGGAGCAAGCCGTGGGCGGCACCAGTGCGATGCTCGGGCTGGCGAAGAATCAGTTGAGCAGCACCGATTATTCACAGCTGGCCAAGGAAGTGCCGGGCATCGACAAGTTGTCCGGGGGCAGCGGTAATCTGGCGGCGCTGGGCGCCTTGCTCGGCTCGTCGGGCAAGTCCGCCGGTCTGGAAAACGCCTTGGGCAACGTCAAGGACACCAATGACCTGAACAATGCCTTCAGCGCGCTGGGCATGGACAGCGGCATGATCGGCCAGTTTGCCCCGGTGCTGCTGCAGTATCTCGGTCAGCAAGGCGTCGGCGGTTCGCTGCTGAGCAGTCTGGGCAGCATCTGGGGCACTGGCACCGGTAGCTGA
- the fdhA gene encoding formaldehyde dehydrogenase, glutathione-independent — MSGNRGVVYLGAGKVEVQKIDYPKMQDPRGRKIEHGVILKVVSTNICGSDQHMVRGRTTAQTGLVLGHEITGEVIEKGSDVENLKIGDLVSVPFNVACGRCRSCKEQHTGVCLTVNPARAGGAYGYVDMGDWTGGQAEYVLVPYADFNLLKLPDRDKAMEKIRDLTCLSDILPTGYHGAVTAGVGPGSTVYIAGAGPVGLAAAASARLLGAAVVIVGDVNTIRLAHAKAQGFEIVDLSKDTPLHEQIAALLGEPEVDCAVDCVGFEARGHGHDGVKSEAPATVLNSLMGVVRVAGKIGIPGLYVTEDPGAVDAAAKMGSLSIRFGLGWAKSHSFHTGQTPVMKYNRQLMQAIMWDRINIAEVVGVQVISLDQAPEGYGEFDAGVPKKFVIDPHKLFSAA, encoded by the coding sequence ATGTCTGGCAATCGTGGTGTGGTGTATCTCGGCGCTGGCAAGGTCGAAGTACAGAAAATCGACTATCCGAAAATGCAGGACCCGCGCGGTCGCAAGATCGAGCACGGGGTCATTCTCAAAGTGGTTTCCACCAACATCTGCGGCTCCGACCAACACATGGTGCGCGGCCGTACCACGGCGCAGACCGGTCTGGTGCTGGGCCATGAAATCACCGGCGAGGTGATCGAAAAAGGCTCCGACGTCGAAAACCTGAAAATCGGCGACCTGGTTTCCGTTCCGTTCAACGTGGCTTGCGGGCGTTGCCGTTCCTGCAAGGAGCAACACACCGGCGTCTGCCTGACCGTCAACCCGGCCCGTGCCGGCGGCGCTTACGGTTACGTCGACATGGGCGACTGGACCGGTGGCCAGGCCGAATACGTGCTGGTCCCCTACGCCGACTTCAACCTGCTGAAACTGCCGGATCGCGACAAGGCCATGGAGAAAATCCGCGACCTGACCTGCCTGTCCGACATCCTGCCGACCGGTTACCACGGTGCGGTGACTGCCGGTGTTGGCCCGGGCAGTACCGTTTACATTGCCGGCGCCGGCCCGGTCGGTCTCGCCGCCGCCGCTTCGGCGCGCCTGCTCGGTGCGGCGGTTGTGATCGTCGGCGACGTCAACACCATCCGCCTGGCCCACGCCAAGGCGCAGGGTTTTGAAATCGTCGACCTGTCCAAGGACACGCCGCTGCACGAACAGATCGCCGCTCTGCTGGGCGAGCCGGAAGTCGATTGCGCCGTGGATTGCGTGGGCTTCGAAGCGCGCGGCCACGGCCACGACGGGGTGAAATCCGAAGCACCGGCCACCGTGCTCAACTCGCTGATGGGCGTGGTGCGCGTGGCAGGCAAAATCGGCATTCCGGGCCTGTACGTCACTGAAGATCCGGGTGCCGTCGACGCCGCCGCGAAAATGGGCAGCCTGAGTATTCGTTTCGGTCTGGGCTGGGCCAAGTCGCACAGCTTCCACACTGGCCAGACGCCGGTCATGAAGTACAACCGCCAATTGATGCAGGCGATCATGTGGGATCGCATTAACATTGCCGAAGTGGTGGGCGTGCAGGTGATCAGCCTCGATCAGGCGCCGGAAGGTTACGGCGAGTTCGATGCGGGTGTGCCGAAGAAGTTTGTGATTGATCCGCATAAGTTGTTTAGTGCGGCGTAA
- the purU gene encoding formyltetrahydrofolate deformylase: protein MSRAPDTWILTADCPSVLGTVDAVTRFLFEQGCYVTEHHSFDDRLSGRFFIRVEFRQPDGFDEQAFRAGLAERGQAFGMIFELTAPNYRPKVVIMVSKADHCLNDLLYRQRIGQLSMDVAAVVSNHPDLKPLADWHQIPYYHFPLDPNDKPSQERRVLQVIEESGAELVILARYMQVLSPELCRKLDGKAINIHHSLLPGFKGAKPYHQAYNKGVKLVGATAHYINNDLDEGPIIAQGVEAVDHSHYPEDLIAKGRDIEGLTLARAVGYHIERRVFLNANRTVVL from the coding sequence ATGAGCCGCGCCCCAGACACATGGATTCTGACCGCCGACTGCCCCAGCGTCCTCGGCACCGTGGACGCGGTGACGCGTTTTCTGTTCGAGCAGGGCTGCTACGTCACCGAGCACCATTCCTTCGATGACCGCCTCTCCGGGCGTTTTTTCATTCGTGTGGAATTCCGCCAGCCCGACGGCTTCGACGAACAAGCTTTCCGTGCCGGCCTCGCCGAGCGTGGCCAGGCCTTCGGCATGATCTTCGAGCTGACCGCGCCGAACTACCGGCCAAAAGTGGTGATCATGGTCTCCAAGGCCGATCACTGCCTCAACGACTTGCTCTACCGCCAGCGCATCGGCCAGTTATCGATGGACGTGGCGGCGGTGGTGTCCAACCACCCGGATCTCAAGCCGTTGGCCGACTGGCACCAGATTCCCTACTACCATTTCCCCCTCGATCCCAACGACAAACCGTCGCAGGAGCGTCGGGTCTTGCAGGTGATCGAAGAGTCCGGCGCCGAACTGGTGATCCTCGCCCGTTACATGCAGGTGTTGTCGCCGGAGCTGTGCCGCAAGCTTGATGGCAAGGCGATCAACATCCATCACTCGTTGTTGCCGGGCTTCAAGGGTGCCAAGCCTTATCACCAGGCCTACAACAAGGGCGTGAAACTGGTCGGCGCGACAGCGCACTACATCAATAACGACCTCGACGAGGGGCCGATCATCGCCCAGGGCGTCGAGGCGGTGGATCACAGTCATTACCCTGAGGATCTGATTGCCAAGGGGCGCGATATTGAAGGCCTGACGCTGGCGCGGGCGGTTGGGTATCACATTGAGCGGAGGGTGTTTCTCAACGCCAATCGTACGGTCGTTCTCTAG
- a CDS encoding sarcosine oxidase subunit gamma yields the protein MTTANVYQQRPTTGARAESSLHHADLASLVGKGRKNAGVIVREKKLLGHLTIRGDGHDAAFAAGVHQALGIELPGALSVIVKGETSLQWMGPDEWLLIVPSGEEFAAEQKLREALGDLHIAIVNVSGGQQLLELSGPNVRQVLMKSTSYDVHPNNFPVGKAVGTVFAKSQLMIRHTAEDTWELLIRRSFSDYWWLWLQDASAEYGLSVQA from the coding sequence ATGACCACAGCCAACGTGTACCAACAACGCCCAACCACCGGTGCCCGTGCCGAGTCGTCGCTGCACCATGCCGACCTCGCCAGCCTGGTCGGCAAGGGCCGCAAGAACGCCGGCGTGATCGTGCGTGAGAAAAAACTCCTCGGCCACCTGACCATTCGTGGCGATGGCCACGATGCCGCCTTCGCCGCTGGCGTACACCAGGCCCTGGGCATCGAACTGCCCGGCGCCCTGAGCGTGATCGTCAAAGGCGAAACCAGCCTGCAATGGATGGGGCCGGACGAGTGGCTTCTGATCGTGCCAAGCGGTGAAGAGTTCGCCGCCGAGCAGAAACTGCGCGAAGCGCTGGGCGATCTGCACATTGCAATCGTCAACGTCAGCGGCGGCCAGCAACTGCTCGAACTGAGCGGGCCGAATGTGCGTCAGGTACTGATGAAGTCCACCAGCTATGACGTGCATCCGAACAACTTTCCGGTCGGTAAAGCGGTCGGGACGGTGTTCGCCAAGTCGCAGCTGATGATTCGCCATACCGCTGAAGACACTTGGGAGTTGCTGATCCGTCGCAGCTTTTCGGATTACTGGTGGTTGTGGTTGCAGGATGCTTCGGCCGAGTACGGCCTCAGCGTCCAGGCCTGA